Proteins encoded in a region of the Isosphaeraceae bacterium EP7 genome:
- a CDS encoding PepSY domain-containing protein: MIETEPRSELKSWPDYRAVWRWHFYAGIVCIPFVIVLSISGSVYLFKEEIESWVDRPYDHLPIKGQPASAAAQVGAALAAFPGSTFGAYEIPVVDDASVRVVVGQQGKAQRVYVHPVTLQVLHSVAEEDRLMRWLFKVHGELLMGSRGSAVVELAASWAIVMIVTGLYLWWPRGTSRMGGVVYPRLARGSRVFWRDIHGVTGFWISGFALILLLTGLPWAKFWGDYFRNVRRLTGTAVARQEWSNGEVPKPVRAETRGADEHAGHGSMGGGRADAGAPVDLSAIDRIVATIRPLQLTPPVVIAPPGAKSFEGTSPEWTAKSMTANRPYQVALTMDGATGEIKTRKDFGDRHIIDRVVGTGIAVHEGRLFGWPNQLIGLATASGLVLLSVSSVVLWWRRRESGVLGAPRVLVRPQFSIGLMVLVVLFGVYLPLFGASLIAVLVLEWTLLRRIPRVRNWLGLQVTDHRSEVFASEARA, from the coding sequence ATGATCGAGACCGAGCCGCGATCCGAGTTGAAGTCCTGGCCCGATTATCGGGCCGTCTGGCGCTGGCATTTCTACGCCGGCATCGTCTGCATCCCGTTCGTCATCGTGCTCTCCATCAGCGGCTCGGTCTATCTCTTCAAAGAGGAGATCGAATCGTGGGTCGATCGACCCTATGATCATCTTCCCATCAAAGGGCAGCCCGCGTCGGCCGCAGCCCAGGTTGGCGCGGCGCTGGCGGCGTTCCCCGGTTCGACATTCGGCGCCTATGAGATTCCGGTCGTCGACGATGCGTCGGTGCGGGTCGTCGTCGGACAGCAGGGAAAGGCTCAGCGGGTCTACGTGCATCCCGTGACGCTGCAAGTGCTGCACTCGGTCGCGGAAGAGGATCGCCTCATGCGATGGCTCTTCAAGGTTCACGGCGAGCTGCTGATGGGCAGCAGGGGCTCCGCGGTCGTCGAGCTGGCCGCCTCGTGGGCGATCGTCATGATCGTCACCGGCCTTTACCTCTGGTGGCCACGCGGCACGAGCAGGATGGGCGGCGTGGTCTACCCGCGGCTGGCGCGTGGCTCGAGGGTCTTCTGGCGCGACATCCACGGGGTCACCGGCTTCTGGATCTCCGGTTTCGCGCTCATCTTGCTGCTCACCGGGCTTCCCTGGGCCAAGTTCTGGGGCGACTACTTCCGCAATGTCCGGCGGCTGACCGGGACTGCGGTGGCCCGCCAGGAGTGGTCGAACGGAGAGGTTCCGAAGCCGGTCCGGGCCGAGACTCGTGGCGCGGATGAGCATGCCGGCCACGGGTCGATGGGCGGGGGACGGGCCGATGCCGGCGCTCCGGTCGACCTCTCGGCGATCGACCGGATCGTGGCCACGATCAGGCCGCTCCAGCTGACGCCCCCCGTGGTCATCGCGCCGCCGGGCGCGAAATCGTTCGAGGGTACGAGCCCCGAGTGGACCGCCAAGTCGATGACGGCCAACCGCCCCTATCAAGTCGCCCTGACCATGGACGGGGCGACGGGCGAGATCAAAACCCGTAAAGACTTCGGCGATCGCCACATCATCGACCGGGTCGTGGGCACGGGGATCGCCGTCCACGAGGGTCGCCTCTTCGGCTGGCCCAATCAACTGATCGGCCTGGCGACCGCGTCCGGCCTGGTCCTCCTGAGCGTCAGTTCGGTTGTCCTCTGGTGGCGGAGGCGCGAGTCCGGCGTCCTGGGTGCCCCCAGGGTCCTCGTCCGACCACAATTCTCGATCGGCCTGATGGTCCTGGTTGTCCTCTTCGGAGTCTACCTCCCGCTGTTCGGAGCCTCCCTCATCGCGGTGCTGGTCCTCGAATGGACGCTGCTGCGCCGGATCCCGAGGGTTCGAAATTGGCTGGGACTCCAGGTTACGGATCATCGCTCCGAGGTGTTCGCCAGCGAGGCCAGGGCCTGA
- a CDS encoding ADP-ribosylglycohydrolase family protein, with protein MPHLTRSDRARGCLLGLAVGDALGAPLEGLSAQQIRVHYGQVDDYLDGHKAWKKKPFRWRMPGLYSDDTQQALALSDVLLAHGEVDTAALSALYQRMATPKGAYAGVHRGIGRSFRKVLDDLNAGIDPSRTGQTSAGAGAAMRIAPLAIYYVHEPEALFDAVMAASLMTHRDIRSLAGAMTVAFAARRLLAGAGREPSLIYRVAADVHAAEDKIAAGWGNHVAGLSAHLHSLSTAVARVEPMLEMPREQALASLVEEANRHGAEPVCRRPTMGFAPALVPCCLYLLLTTESLEDALVDVINLGGDADTAGAILGALAGACYGPQEIPTRWLDRLKNRAGVEARAAALDLRSTEGLVIPDLIETEAVLSKEEEAYRDGLLALSQQAEAHRAP; from the coding sequence ATGCCTCACCTGACCCGTTCCGACCGTGCACGTGGTTGCCTGCTCGGTCTGGCCGTCGGAGATGCTCTCGGGGCCCCGCTGGAAGGGCTCAGCGCGCAACAGATCCGGGTCCATTACGGTCAGGTCGACGACTATCTGGACGGGCACAAGGCCTGGAAGAAGAAGCCGTTCCGCTGGCGGATGCCCGGGCTCTACTCGGACGACACCCAGCAGGCCCTGGCGCTGAGCGACGTGCTGCTTGCCCACGGCGAGGTCGACACGGCCGCGCTGTCGGCCCTCTACCAGCGGATGGCGACCCCGAAGGGGGCCTACGCCGGCGTGCACCGCGGCATCGGCCGGAGCTTCCGCAAGGTGCTCGACGACCTGAACGCGGGCATCGACCCGTCCAGGACCGGGCAGACGTCGGCCGGGGCCGGGGCCGCGATGCGGATCGCCCCCCTGGCGATCTACTATGTCCACGAGCCCGAGGCCCTCTTCGACGCCGTGATGGCCGCCAGCCTGATGACCCACCGGGACATCCGGAGCCTGGCGGGGGCCATGACCGTGGCCTTCGCCGCGAGGCGACTGCTCGCCGGAGCCGGCCGCGAGCCCAGCCTGATCTATCGAGTCGCCGCCGACGTCCACGCCGCGGAAGACAAGATCGCCGCGGGCTGGGGGAATCATGTGGCCGGCCTCAGCGCCCATCTGCACAGCCTCTCGACGGCCGTCGCCCGCGTCGAGCCGATGCTGGAGATGCCCCGCGAGCAGGCCCTCGCCTCGCTCGTCGAAGAGGCCAACCGCCACGGCGCCGAGCCCGTCTGCCGCAGGCCGACGATGGGCTTCGCCCCCGCCCTGGTCCCGTGCTGTCTCTACCTGCTGCTGACCACCGAGAGCCTGGAAGATGCACTCGTCGACGTGATCAACCTGGGGGGAGACGCCGACACCGCGGGCGCCATCCTGGGTGCCCTGGCCGGCGCATGTTACGGCCCGCAGGAGATCCCGACTCGCTGGCTCGACCGCCTCAAGAACAGGGCCGGCGTCGAGGCCCGCGCCGCCGCCCTCGATCTACGCTCGACCGAGGGGCTGGTCATTCCCGATCTCATCGAGACCGAGGCCGTGCTGAGCAAGGAAGAAGAGGCCTACCGCGACGGCCTGCTCGCGCTCTCCCAGCAGGCCGAGGCCCACCGCGCCCCCTGA
- a CDS encoding DUF2617 family protein has protein sequence MGVSFGKSRVADLSFQLFGRSLHPDWFATRAHTRVGGDGWEADVRIIEGGHTVTWRSGATRLTEVLAGPLAELPESGLLYHSPVRRDRSAELDLGLGPHYQACLDVERLDAEVFAHLSEELTLDASRGDLFVRFAVADRMAPPPLSRVHIEARGRGVSIQAFHTFPAERAIVRTLSLLELGRPEGLHS, from the coding sequence ATGGGCGTCAGCTTCGGTAAATCGCGGGTCGCCGACCTGTCCTTCCAGCTCTTCGGGCGATCGTTACATCCGGACTGGTTCGCAACCCGTGCCCACACGAGGGTGGGCGGCGACGGTTGGGAGGCCGATGTCCGGATCATTGAGGGGGGGCACACCGTCACCTGGCGGTCGGGGGCGACGAGGCTCACCGAGGTGCTGGCAGGTCCGCTGGCCGAGCTTCCCGAGTCAGGCCTGCTCTACCATTCCCCGGTCCGGCGTGATCGCTCTGCGGAACTCGACCTGGGTCTGGGCCCGCACTACCAGGCCTGCCTCGACGTCGAGCGGCTCGACGCCGAGGTCTTCGCCCATCTCTCCGAGGAGTTAACCCTGGACGCGTCGCGCGGCGACCTGTTCGTCCGCTTCGCCGTGGCCGACCGGATGGCGCCGCCGCCGCTCAGCCGCGTCCACATCGAGGCCCGGGGCCGTGGTGTCTCGATCCAGGCGTTCCACACATTCCCGGCCGAGCGTGCGATCGTCCGCACGCTCTCGCTGCTGGAGCTGGGGCGGCCCGAGGGGCTACACTCCTGA
- a CDS encoding glycosyltransferase family 39 protein, whose amino-acid sequence MVDLAFVTLLALLACVIGDAFARRLAPAPLDLLDRLAQSLSLGLGAIALAATSSALAGHLDRGGLAVSVGLLAAFALAVRPRGGAFDRGESVLQMIRNRVVPTWNDPASVIPLLGLIALAGTLLTAMAPPTDGDALCYHLQVPKVFLEAGSLTFDADLHETIYPLATEMLYTLALAFRGPVACRLIHWLFGIAFALNVAALARPMLGPRAGWAGVVALLTPAVSNGMGAPMNDIALAAFGNAAIVAVMRLRDDSSIRSALLAGLFAGLAIGVKYPALVLVGVLGLAILWPSRDSAFRDRICLASVFGLATLATGGIWYARAFHYTGNPVYPFFRRVFGTGLDIVLDPASLPMAATPWNVLTALWPMTLDPDRFDSLSHQFGPAFLMFLPALLLEKAPRRLLGVLAIGYVFLTLCVTQRQSMRFVLIAVGPLSVGVAWLASRWSDRRTIPARLLVGVLVSLLAAEAGLAASRARHGLDVALGRESHAEFLTRREPTYRVGEWINENLPVDAKLIGQEHRGFYIPRPYTMELAHRRRTALAAPGDRPEEVVRSLTGRGFTHLLLCPPQPETAVEFDPTLSRALAPWLANRSPLYRESITDPDGVTRLYSIYALPAIEPTSALVIGPFDGGPR is encoded by the coding sequence ATGGTCGATCTCGCCTTCGTCACCCTGCTCGCCCTTCTCGCCTGCGTCATCGGCGACGCCTTCGCCCGGCGCCTCGCGCCAGCTCCGTTGGATCTGCTCGACCGACTGGCCCAGTCGCTTTCCCTGGGACTCGGGGCGATCGCCCTGGCGGCCACCTCTTCGGCCTTGGCGGGACATCTCGACCGCGGCGGCCTGGCCGTCTCCGTCGGGCTCCTCGCCGCCTTCGCCCTGGCAGTCCGCCCGCGAGGTGGCGCATTCGACCGGGGCGAGTCAGTCCTTCAAATGATCCGAAACCGCGTCGTCCCGACCTGGAATGATCCGGCGAGTGTCATTCCGCTCCTGGGCCTGATCGCGCTCGCCGGCACCTTGTTAACGGCGATGGCCCCCCCCACCGATGGCGATGCGCTCTGCTATCACCTGCAAGTTCCCAAGGTCTTCCTCGAAGCGGGATCATTGACCTTCGACGCAGACTTGCATGAGACGATCTATCCGCTGGCCACCGAGATGCTCTACACGCTGGCCCTCGCCTTCCGGGGGCCCGTGGCCTGCCGGCTGATCCACTGGCTGTTCGGCATCGCATTCGCCCTGAACGTCGCGGCGCTCGCCCGGCCCATGCTCGGCCCGCGTGCAGGCTGGGCGGGGGTCGTTGCTCTGCTGACACCGGCCGTCTCCAACGGCATGGGCGCACCGATGAACGACATCGCCCTGGCCGCCTTCGGCAACGCCGCGATCGTCGCCGTCATGCGACTGCGCGATGATTCTTCGATCCGATCCGCCCTCCTGGCGGGCCTCTTCGCCGGGCTGGCGATCGGGGTGAAGTATCCCGCGCTGGTGCTCGTCGGCGTGCTCGGCCTGGCCATCCTCTGGCCCTCGCGAGACTCCGCGTTCCGAGACCGGATCTGCCTGGCAAGCGTGTTCGGCCTGGCCACGCTCGCGACCGGCGGGATCTGGTACGCGAGGGCCTTTCACTACACTGGCAATCCCGTCTATCCGTTCTTCCGCCGCGTGTTCGGCACCGGGCTGGATATCGTGCTCGACCCCGCCAGCCTGCCCATGGCCGCGACCCCCTGGAATGTGCTGACGGCGCTCTGGCCGATGACGCTCGATCCCGACCGGTTCGACAGCCTCTCACATCAGTTCGGCCCCGCCTTCCTCATGTTCCTGCCGGCGCTCTTGCTGGAGAAAGCCCCTCGCCGGCTGTTGGGCGTGCTGGCCATCGGTTACGTCTTCCTCACCCTCTGCGTCACCCAGCGTCAGAGCATGCGCTTCGTCCTCATCGCCGTCGGCCCGCTGTCGGTGGGAGTCGCCTGGCTCGCCTCGCGCTGGTCCGACCGACGGACGATCCCCGCGCGCCTGCTCGTTGGCGTCCTCGTCTCGCTCCTCGCCGCCGAGGCCGGACTGGCCGCCTCCCGGGCCAGGCACGGCCTTGACGTGGCGCTGGGGCGGGAATCCCATGCGGAGTTCCTCACTCGAAGGGAGCCCACCTACCGCGTGGGTGAATGGATCAACGAGAACCTTCCCGTCGATGCGAAACTGATTGGCCAGGAGCATCGGGGGTTCTACATTCCTCGGCCGTACACGATGGAACTCGCCCACCGTCGCCGCACCGCACTGGCCGCGCCCGGGGATCGTCCCGAGGAGGTCGTCCGGTCGCTCACCGGCCGGGGGTTCACGCACCTGCTGCTCTGCCCGCCGCAGCCCGAAACCGCCGTCGAATTCGATCCAACGCTCTCCCGCGCCCTCGCCCCCTGGCTGGCCAATCGCAGTCCGCTTTATCGGGAATCGATCACCGACCCCGACGGAGTGACACGCCTCTATTCAATCTATGCCCTGCCGGCGATCGAACCTACGTCGGCCCTGGTGATTGGCCCCTTCGACGGAGGCCCGCGATGA
- the xylA gene encoding xylose isomerase — translation MSEFFAGVPKIQFGGPKSRNPLEFKHYNANEMVGDKTMKDHLRFSVVYWHTFANPLTDQFGAGTAVRPWDDGTKSVANAQKRVKVAFEFIEKLGAPFYAFHDRDVSPEGATLRESHSNLDEVAKVLADEQGRTGVKLLWGTANLFSHPRYMHGAATSPNVEVFAHAAAQVKKAMEVTHNLGGLGYTFWGGREGYSTLLNTDMKRELDHLARFFHMAVEHKKAIGFTGPFYIEPKPKEPTKHQYDSDAAACLNFLRTYDLMPHFKLNLETNHATLAGHEMWHELEVAVGSNALGSIDANTGDPLLGWDTDQFPTSIYLTSQCMLSILAMGGFTTGGVNFDAKVRRESFEPIDLFHAHIGGMDAFARGLKVAHAIRTDGRLHGFLKERYRSWDGEFGKRIEAGGVGFAELEQYILPKGEVRSFESGRQEMLENLINEFI, via the coding sequence ATGTCTGAATTCTTTGCAGGCGTGCCAAAGATCCAGTTCGGCGGGCCCAAGTCTCGCAACCCGCTCGAATTTAAGCACTACAACGCGAACGAGATGGTCGGCGACAAGACGATGAAGGACCACCTGCGGTTCTCGGTCGTCTACTGGCACACCTTCGCCAATCCGCTGACTGACCAGTTCGGTGCCGGCACGGCCGTGAGGCCCTGGGATGACGGGACGAAGAGCGTCGCCAACGCCCAGAAGCGGGTCAAGGTGGCGTTCGAGTTCATCGAGAAGCTGGGCGCCCCGTTCTACGCGTTCCACGACCGCGACGTCTCTCCCGAGGGGGCCACGCTCAGGGAGAGCCACTCTAACCTCGACGAGGTGGCCAAGGTCCTCGCCGACGAGCAAGGCCGGACCGGTGTGAAGCTGCTCTGGGGGACCGCCAACCTCTTCTCGCATCCCAGATATATGCACGGGGCCGCAACCAGCCCCAACGTCGAGGTCTTCGCCCACGCGGCCGCGCAGGTGAAGAAGGCGATGGAGGTGACCCACAACCTGGGCGGCCTGGGCTACACCTTCTGGGGGGGCCGCGAGGGCTACTCCACCCTGCTGAACACCGACATGAAGCGCGAGCTGGACCACCTGGCCCGGTTCTTCCACATGGCCGTCGAGCACAAGAAGGCCATCGGCTTCACTGGGCCGTTCTACATCGAGCCGAAGCCCAAGGAGCCGACCAAGCACCAGTACGACTCCGACGCGGCTGCCTGCCTGAACTTCCTCCGCACCTATGATCTGATGCCGCACTTCAAGCTGAACCTGGAGACCAACCACGCCACCCTGGCGGGCCACGAGATGTGGCATGAGCTTGAAGTGGCCGTCGGATCCAATGCGCTCGGCTCCATCGACGCCAACACCGGCGACCCGCTGCTGGGCTGGGACACCGACCAGTTCCCCACGAGTATCTATCTGACTTCCCAGTGCATGCTCTCGATCTTGGCCATGGGCGGCTTCACCACCGGCGGGGTGAACTTCGACGCCAAGGTGAGGCGTGAGAGCTTCGAGCCGATCGACCTGTTCCACGCCCACATCGGCGGCATGGACGCGTTCGCACGCGGCCTGAAGGTGGCCCACGCCATCCGCACCGACGGCCGGCTGCACGGGTTCCTGAAGGAGCGATACCGCAGCTGGGACGGCGAGTTCGGCAAGCGGATCGAGGCCGGCGGCGTCGGCTTCGCCGAGTTGGAGCAATACATCCTGCCCAAGGGCGAGGTGAGGAGCTTCGAAAGCGGCCGGCAGGAGATGCTCGAGAATCTGATCAATGAGTTCATCTGA
- a CDS encoding Ig domain-containing protein — protein MTQGWGPATMRRSRRGGRGGGGMEFGGSGEDSFVAVVVTKLTGALLFILLLTMVIMALIPKAVDLPKPGAGADEGPKLAIVTPAQLPEAIAGRPYAVALSATGGKGPLSWSVMGELPEGIKVDTKTGILGGTPLKGMTQPSPLTLSVGDGLSRATATTTLVVYKPDAPLGFASRFKPALPPVPWRSWAENGFGFLVVALVGVVGMSALADLERRLGNPSRRRFLAYRMFVGGATLLATVVLAIWLWKPPFQV, from the coding sequence ATGACCCAAGGATGGGGGCCGGCGACCATGCGGCGATCGAGGCGAGGCGGTCGAGGCGGAGGCGGGATGGAGTTCGGGGGCTCGGGCGAAGACTCGTTCGTCGCCGTCGTGGTCACCAAGCTCACCGGGGCCCTGCTGTTCATCCTGCTTCTGACCATGGTCATCATGGCCCTGATCCCCAAGGCGGTCGACCTGCCCAAGCCAGGTGCGGGCGCCGATGAGGGGCCGAAGCTGGCCATCGTCACCCCCGCGCAACTGCCCGAGGCCATCGCCGGCCGGCCTTATGCGGTGGCGCTCTCGGCCACGGGGGGCAAAGGACCGCTCTCCTGGTCGGTGATGGGCGAGCTTCCCGAAGGAATCAAGGTCGACACCAAGACGGGCATCCTCGGCGGCACTCCGCTGAAAGGGATGACGCAGCCCAGCCCCTTGACGCTCTCCGTGGGCGACGGGCTGTCCAGGGCGACGGCCACGACGACGCTGGTCGTCTATAAGCCCGACGCCCCGCTCGGGTTCGCTTCGAGGTTCAAGCCCGCGCTTCCGCCCGTCCCCTGGCGTTCCTGGGCCGAGAACGGCTTCGGGTTCCTGGTCGTGGCCCTCGTCGGGGTCGTCGGCATGAGTGCCCTGGCCGACCTTGAGCGTCGCCTGGGCAACCCCTCCCGCCGCCGTTTCCTGGCCTATCGCATGTTCGTTGGCGGGGCCACACTGCTCGCCACGGTGGTGCTCGCCATCTGGCTCTGGAAGCCGCCGTTCCAGGTCTGA
- a CDS encoding DUF1080 domain-containing protein, with product MSPRSLRLVGLGLVASTLAGMAPEDGAAPYGSIAGLTLASPEHGVDTPSTPPPAGAIVLFDGKDLDAWVGRDGKPPGFTLVDGKAAQVKGGDIRTKETFNVPVRLHVEFRTPYMPEAKGQGRGNSGVYLQGRYEVQVLDSYGLKSQDNDCGGIYKVAVPLVNACKAPTVWQAYDIDFTPPRFEAKTKVEPARISVRQNGQVIHKDVKIELDNTVSGMGGDPSTPGPIMLQDHGNPVQYRNIWILKTP from the coding sequence ATGTCACCCCGCTCACTCCGTCTTGTCGGCCTCGGACTCGTCGCGTCCACGCTCGCCGGGATGGCCCCCGAAGACGGCGCCGCCCCCTACGGCAGCATCGCCGGCTTGACTCTGGCCAGCCCGGAGCATGGCGTCGACACGCCGAGCACGCCTCCGCCCGCAGGCGCCATCGTCCTCTTCGACGGCAAGGACCTCGACGCCTGGGTCGGTCGCGACGGCAAGCCGCCCGGGTTCACGCTCGTCGACGGCAAGGCCGCTCAGGTCAAAGGCGGCGACATCCGGACCAAGGAGACGTTCAACGTCCCCGTCCGCCTGCACGTTGAGTTCCGCACGCCCTACATGCCCGAGGCCAAGGGACAAGGACGGGGCAACAGCGGCGTCTACCTGCAAGGGCGGTACGAGGTGCAAGTGCTGGACAGCTATGGGCTGAAGAGCCAGGACAATGACTGCGGCGGCATTTACAAGGTGGCCGTCCCGCTGGTCAACGCCTGCAAGGCGCCCACCGTCTGGCAGGCCTACGATATCGACTTCACCCCGCCCAGGTTCGAGGCCAAGACGAAGGTCGAGCCGGCCCGCATCAGCGTCCGGCAGAACGGCCAGGTGATCCACAAGGACGTTAAGATCGAACTCGACAACACCGTCTCCGGCATGGGCGGAGACCCCTCGACGCCCGGCCCCATCATGCTGCAAGATCACGGCAACCCGGTGCAGTACCGCAACATCTGGATCTTGAAAACTCCTTGA
- a CDS encoding tetratricopeptide repeat protein has product MSRIVNDRIKRHLGQAEGYLMLNLPERALEILQARSDWATMQFEASLLAGEALRNLGRFREALKPLEVASGLHPDDLGVALALGWCYKRTHRLAQAIDVLERAARVTPEQPLLHYNLACYWSLAGNATKSLDELALALDLEPSLRAKLADEPDFDAIRGDPSFARLIVGPAPLA; this is encoded by the coding sequence ATGTCCCGGATCGTCAACGACCGGATCAAGCGGCATCTCGGCCAGGCCGAGGGCTACCTGATGCTCAATCTCCCCGAACGGGCCCTGGAGATTCTCCAGGCACGCTCGGACTGGGCGACCATGCAGTTCGAGGCGAGCCTGCTCGCCGGGGAGGCCCTTCGTAACCTGGGCCGGTTCCGTGAGGCGCTCAAGCCGCTGGAAGTCGCCTCGGGGCTGCACCCCGACGACCTGGGCGTCGCCCTGGCCCTCGGCTGGTGTTACAAACGAACCCACAGGCTGGCTCAGGCCATCGACGTGCTCGAGCGTGCCGCGCGGGTCACTCCCGAACAGCCGCTGCTGCACTACAATCTCGCCTGCTACTGGAGCCTGGCGGGTAACGCCACCAAGTCGCTCGACGAGCTGGCGCTAGCACTCGACCTGGAGCCCTCCTTGCGGGCGAAGCTCGCCGACGAGCCCGACTTCGACGCGATCCGCGGCGATCCCTCGTTCGCCCGCCTGATCGTCGGCCCCGCCCCGCTCGCCTGA
- a CDS encoding CDP-alcohol phosphatidyltransferase family protein: MTGYPTLGQLRARVQKGRHREIGNWLARRVARPAAIYGTWGAIRLGLSANQVTAASLASALAGCGAIGTGSEPGFLIGVALLHLAFWLDHVDGQVARWRGTAGLDGVYLDYLMHHAQTLALGFALGQGVAMRTGNPTWSAAGFSLALGWAMLSLHNDCRYKAFFQRLKSSSARYRVDGGSGGRPAPPAPWPRQGLGVLTWPLFKACEAHVVLVALTLLALLNLVAPAIWDHATRLGVMAFAVIAPILAAGRIVRSARGNSVEAEFNRWFRPDSGR; the protein is encoded by the coding sequence ATGACCGGATACCCCACGCTGGGCCAGCTCCGTGCCCGAGTCCAAAAGGGCAGGCACCGCGAGATCGGCAACTGGCTCGCCCGCCGCGTCGCCCGACCTGCCGCGATCTACGGCACCTGGGGCGCAATCCGGCTCGGGCTCTCGGCCAACCAGGTCACGGCTGCCTCGCTCGCCTCGGCGCTGGCCGGATGTGGGGCGATCGGCACCGGGAGCGAGCCGGGGTTCCTGATCGGCGTCGCGCTGCTGCACCTGGCCTTCTGGCTCGACCACGTCGACGGCCAGGTCGCGCGCTGGAGGGGGACTGCCGGGCTCGACGGCGTCTATCTCGATTATTTGATGCACCACGCCCAGACCCTCGCCCTCGGCTTCGCGCTGGGGCAGGGGGTGGCGATGCGCACGGGCAACCCCACCTGGTCGGCCGCGGGCTTCTCGCTGGCGCTCGGCTGGGCGATGCTCTCGCTGCACAACGATTGCCGATACAAGGCGTTCTTCCAGCGACTGAAATCTTCCTCCGCCCGCTATCGCGTCGACGGCGGATCCGGGGGCCGGCCCGCGCCGCCCGCCCCCTGGCCACGCCAAGGGCTAGGAGTTCTGACCTGGCCCTTGTTCAAGGCCTGCGAGGCCCACGTCGTCCTCGTCGCGTTGACGCTGCTGGCTCTTCTGAACCTCGTCGCCCCCGCAATCTGGGACCACGCGACCCGCCTCGGCGTGATGGCCTTCGCCGTGATCGCCCCGATCCTCGCCGCCGGTAGGATCGTCCGCTCGGCCCGCGGCAACTCGGTCGAGGCCGAATTCAACCGCTGGTTCCGGCCCGATTCGGGTCGCTGA
- a CDS encoding class I SAM-dependent methyltransferase, whose translation MPTRTMPILPVRALSAIRRKGPRYAWHKALRRGLSRWPDWKRRLLYADPRDYWTLRGGDEYYREQEGQAARTERAEWLAARIAGLQPKSILEVGCGYGKQLRALRQHVDVPMVGLDFSPSQLGQGATYLDGLDRISLVLGTGDRLPFADGAFDLVLTSAVILHNPPEIADRIRREVIRVSRRLAAHNEDTDVTYNRYGYDTAAWYRANGLRVLEAGPIPVGPADARVASQFCVAGPWTD comes from the coding sequence GTGCCGACACGGACGATGCCGATCCTTCCGGTGCGTGCCCTTTCCGCCATCCGGCGCAAAGGCCCGCGATACGCCTGGCACAAGGCCCTCAGGCGAGGTCTCTCGCGCTGGCCCGACTGGAAGCGTCGTCTCCTCTACGCCGACCCCCGCGACTATTGGACACTGCGCGGCGGCGATGAATATTACAGGGAACAGGAAGGGCAGGCCGCCCGGACCGAACGGGCCGAATGGCTGGCCGCCCGCATCGCGGGCTTGCAGCCCAAGTCCATCCTGGAAGTCGGCTGCGGCTACGGCAAGCAGCTGAGGGCCTTGCGTCAGCACGTCGACGTGCCGATGGTCGGCCTCGACTTCAGTCCGTCCCAGCTCGGGCAGGGGGCGACCTACCTGGACGGCCTGGACCGGATCTCCCTCGTCCTGGGAACCGGCGACCGGCTCCCGTTCGCGGACGGCGCCTTCGACCTGGTCCTCACTTCGGCCGTCATCCTGCACAACCCCCCCGAGATCGCCGACCGGATCCGCCGCGAGGTCATCCGCGTGTCGCGCCGACTGGCGGCGCACAACGAAGACACCGACGTGACCTACAACCGATACGGCTACGACACCGCCGCCTGGTACAGGGCCAACGGCTTGCGGGTCCTGGAAGCCGGACCCATCCCCGTCGGGCCCGCGGACGCCCGCGTGGCGTCGCAATTCTGCGTGGCCGGGCCGTGGACCGACTGA